Proteins from a single region of Drosophila biarmipes strain raj3 chromosome 3R, RU_DBia_V1.1, whole genome shotgun sequence:
- the LOC108031710 gene encoding protein fem-1 homolog CG6966, which yields MDYKFIVFNAARDNNLAQLKATLYNKSSGEVGSLISAKVNGATPLVISCRNGHYDIVEYLLTKCRANVEQVGSVSFDGEPIEDAPPLWCAAAAGHLGIVKMLVRRGANVNSTTRTNSTPLRAACFDGHYEIVKYLVHHGADFEVANRHGHTCLMIACYKGHFRIAQYLLSLNADVNRCSVKGNTALHDCAESGSLQILQLLLKHGATMDVDFYGMTPLLAASVTGHMPIVEHLITLPCVSRESRIHALELLGATYVDRKRDMAAALTLWRRALEERALEPPLEKKVQEPVPAYEMVREVTSVEELEEMVLDPDEMRMQALVIRQRILGPTHPDTSYYIRFRGAHYADAGRFDRCIELWSYALTMQQKILQPLSPMTQSSLLSFAELFSFMLVEAGRLLPRGRVVPPIEADGMLTIFYKAVKEVERGQAFTLEQQKDQQQPQKQLPAADKSPSCSASSSSSASSSSSTTLISAHQHDCNHDPNALSRTMISAIHIGCLLSSLLDTDALTPEMRRQVMGALYRLNRLKVRVRFDRTALHYACYREGTLAGRYPSCQFPSVTLAKALLEVGADPNAIDEAGNTPLHLATMQPYVEPLSHILLEGGAHLDTKNYAGETFESLLAPTPMHKIIDPMKYTTLACLAARTIKKHDIRYEGTVPATLYEFIELH from the exons GCCACGCTATACAACAAAAGCTCCGGCGAAGTGGGCAGCCTGATCTCGGCGAAAGTGAACGGGGCCACCCCGCTGGTCATCTCCTGCCGCAACGGACACTACGACATTGTAGAATACCTATTGACAAAGTGCCGGGCGAACGTGGAGCAAGTGGGGTCGGTCAGCTTCGACGGGGAGCCCATCGAGGATGCCCCACCGCTGTGGTGCGCAGCGGCCGCCGGCCACCTCGGCATCGTCAAGATGCTCGTCCGCCGGGGGGCGAATGTCAACAGCACCACCAGGACGAACTCGACCCCGCTGAGAGCCGCCTGCTTCGACGGACACTACGAGATCGTCAAGTATCTCGTGCACCACGGAGCGG ACTTTGAGGTGGCGAACCGACACGGGCACACCTGCCTGATGATCGCCTGCTACAAGGGCCACTTCCGCATCGCCCAGTATCTGCTCTCTCTGAACGCGGACGTGAACCGCTGCAGCGTGAAGGGCAACACGGCGCTACACGACTGCGCCGAGTCGGGATCCCTGCAGatcctccagctgctgctcAAACACGGCGCCACCATGGACGTGGACTTCTACGGAATGACTCCGCTGCTGGCGGCCAGTGTCACCGGTCACATGCCAATCGTGGAGCACCTCATCACATTGCCCTGCGTGAGCAGGGAGTCGAGGATTCACGCTCTGGAACTGCTGGGAGCCACGTATGTGGACCGCAAGAGGGACATGGCAGCGGCACTCACTCTGTGGCGTCGAGCGCTGGAGGAGCGTGCACTGGAGCCACCGCTGGAGAAGAAGGTTCAGGAACCAGTGCCGGCCTACGAGATGGTTCGTGAGGTGACCAGcgtggaggagctggaggagatgGTGTTGGATCCCGATGAAATGCGAATGCAGGCTCTGGTCATTAGGCAGCGCATTCTAGGACCTACGCATCCGGACACCAGCTACTACATCCGATTTAG GGGTGCCCACTATGCGGACGCAGGTCGCTTTGACCGCTGCATCGAACTCTGGTCCTACGCGCTGACCATGCAGCAGAAGATTCTGCAGCCTCTCAGCCCGATGACGCAATCCTCGTTGCTGTCCTTCGCCGAGCTCTTCAGCTTCATGCTGGTGGAGGCGGGTCGCTTGCTGCCGAGAGGTCGAGTGGTTCCTCCAATCGAGGCGGACGGCATGCTGACCATCTTCTACAAGGCTGTCAAGGAGGTGGAGCGAGGTCAGGCCTTCACGCTGGAGCAGCAGAAGGACCAGCAGCAACCGCAGAAGCAGCTGCCGGCAGCTGACAAGTCGCCATCTTGCTCGGcttcctcatcctcatccgcATCTTCCTCCTCCTCAACGACGCTGATTTCGGCGCATCAGCACGATTGTAACCACGATCCGAATGCCCTGAGTCGCACCATGATAAGTGCCATTCACATAGGCTGTCTGCTGAGCTCCCTGCTGGACACGGACGCCCTTACTCCGGAGATGCGTCGCCAGGTGATGGGCGCCCTGTACCGCCTGAATCGCTTGAAGGTGCGCGTTCGGTTCGACCGGACCGCTCTGCACTACGCCTGCTATCGGGAGGGCACGCTGGCCGGTCGCTATCCCTCCTGCCAGTTCCCCTCGGTGACGCTGGCGAAGGCCCTGCTGGAGGTGGGAGCGGATCCGAATGCCATCGACGAGGCGGGCAACACGCCTCTCCACCTGGCCACCATGCAGCCCTATGTGGAGCCACTGTCGCACATCCTGCTGGAGGGCGGAGCGCATTTG GACACCAAAAACTATGCTGGCGAGACGTTTGAGAGCCTGCTGGCCCCCACGCCCATGCATAAGATCATCGACCCGATGAAGTACACAACGCTGGCGTGCCTGGCTGCAAGGACGATCAAGAAGCATGACATCCGCTACGAAGGAACCGTGCCAGCCACTCTGTACGAGTTCATCGAGCTGCACTAG